The Candidatus Zixiibacteriota bacterium genome includes the window CGCCATAAGTAAGCGAAGTGCCGATAAACGCAAGTAGCAGAAAGGAGAGGAGGAATAGTACTGAGGTTCTTTTAATCATAAAAGTACCCCTTTCGGATAAGTAAAGTGTTGCGATTGTAGTAGAGGATCTTGGCCTATACTATACTTGAATTATTAGGATATTGCCAGCCCCCTTAGGCAATTATTATAGATAAACTCTGAAGCCAGCCCCCTACATCCTATGTTTGGTTAAATATATACAATTATTGAGAAGTTGCAACGATTTTCATGCAGTTTGGCGAAGTTTTTTAATTATTGATATTAAATGAAAAGACACGCTGGAGTAGCCAATAAGCTCGGATTTCATCTTAATTAATATACTTTGTATCAGAACAGGAGCCTGATTTGAGGCTCCTGCTTTATGCATGCGAAGAAATTATTTTAATAGAATCATTTTTCGGCTATGAGTAAATTCATTTACGGATATGCGATAAAAATAGATGCCGCTGGCGACGAACAGTCCATTTTCATCTTTCCCATACCAGGTGACTGTATATTCGCCTTTTTCCATCTCCGAATTAATAAGTGTTTTTACGCGTTGCCCCAAAATATTATGTACATTGAGTTGAACATGTCCCGCTTCAGGTATTGTAAACATGATGCTAGTCATAGGGTTAAACGGATTGGGGTAATTTTGATTTAAAGCATATCGCAGAGGAAGCGAAACCTCTTCATCTTCCAAATAGCCTTTATTGCCGATCACCAACCGGGCCGACTTTATTTCATCCGCCAATGGTAATTCAATCCCATCGCTGGAATAAATCGTGGTACCGTTATCGAAAGCCAGCGCCACGAAATAGCCGGTTTCCAGATTATTAAGTCCGCTTAAGGTTAAGATTCTGTTTGAAGCTTCTGATATTTCAATATCCCAGGTCAGGCCGTCCGAAATCTCCGGTCGCATATCGATTCGCCTGAGACGATCACTATTTTCGGGCAATTTGAAGGCCAGGTAAGGAGCGTTTGGCGCGGGAGGAGGCTCCGAAAGATCATATTTATCGTTTCCGGTCAGAGCATCGCTTTTGACACCGGCATAATTGGCGTCGTCAATCAAACCGTTTGATTCTAATTTCAATTCAATAAACCAATCATTTGAATTCTCCGACACGAATGGTTTATTTACGGGTGGGGCTTTTTTGGAGCTCTGACGGTAACGAACCCATGCGGAAATGCCATGCCGGTGAGCGAAGACGAATCCGCCGTCCCATGCGGGAATGGTAACCACGTTTTGATATGAGGCGCCGTTATACCGGTAAAAAGCATTGTCTATGAGTGAATCCGGGAGGCCGCTAATAACGGTTCCGTTATACTCAATCAAGATATCGGCAAAGTTTACGTTGAAAGCAACGGGATTGGCTACTAAATTCCATCCGGAGTCGAGAGGGATTTCATAATAAGGATTGCCCAGATACTCCTGATTAGGCCTAACTGACGAACCAGCCGAACCGTATGTCAAGCCGCCTCTCGCAATCAGCCAATATCCCCGGCCGGGGCGAACTGAAGAAACCGAGGGAAATTCGCTTACCGTTCCCGTCGCGCTATTGAAACTGCCCAATCGCCAAACGGTTTTATCGGCGCTGCCCAAATCGTCGGTGAAGACAGCCGATGCCGAAGCCGAATTGGGGTTAAGCGGTAAACCAATAATACGATATTGAGCGTCTGGCATCGGACCGGGACGCTGGGCTTCAGCATTATCCAGTTCGACTACAAACGCAA containing:
- a CDS encoding T9SS type A sorting domain-containing protein; translation: MKYFDNASITEFLSKGQFSLKSIIGLVVLISILLFYPATMTLAQSTSNNYSLTFSGPIGGGGTSASTSYAITGSIPLTGSGVSASGSYIVSGGIIGPLTDLTQVTVAYDRPNVEFVENVEQVLKVAYSGGTGIASGTIYYRQGGQTGYSLAQMSAGTGDTLIYNYPANQLGIRGVEYYFTITRDASSINIGTAQEPFAFVVELDNAEAQRPGPMPDAQYRIIGLPLNPNSASASAVFTDDLGSADKTVWRLGSFNSATGTVSEFPSVSSVRPGRGYWLIARGGLTYGSAGSSVRPNQEYLGNPYYEIPLDSGWNLVANPVAFNVNFADILIEYNGTVISGLPDSLIDNAFYRYNGASYQNVVTIPAWDGGFVFAHRHGISAWVRYRQSSKKAPPVNKPFVSENSNDWFIELKLESNGLIDDANYAGVKSDALTGNDKYDLSEPPPAPNAPYLAFKLPENSDRLRRIDMRPEISDGLTWDIEISEASNRILTLSGLNNLETGYFVALAFDNGTTIYSSDGIELPLADEIKSARLVIGNKGYLEDEEVSLPLRYALNQNYPNPFNPMTSIMFTIPEAGHVQLNVHNILGQRVKTLINSEMEKGEYTVTWYGKDENGLFVASGIYFYRISVNEFTHSRKMILLK